A section of the Clostridium omnivorum genome encodes:
- a CDS encoding PTS sugar transporter subunit IIC, with translation MSFQQTVQEKVLPVANKIASNKFLKAVSDGFMSLMPVIIIGAIFSLFNTLSIAPYQKFITSIGLKPLLAIPNAITNDILAIYAVFFIAYNLAKHYDKDQASAGLIALITFFAITPINNTSSIIGGFLKTNKLELAKGVTVPAANVIPYDWIGAKGLFVAIIVALVSTVLYSKLLDRGLAIKMPDGVPPTISKSFAALMPGFVIIILFMLADRAVTLLPLKGITGIHSMVYTLVQAPMEAFLGNNVGSYLFAIFIAQLLWLFGIHGVTAVILPIFYPLWTSLTTANLTAANAGVSAFALPNIINRSFFNVYGVAGGSGLTLGLCIYMMLRARSKQYKTLGKLAFLSNICGINEPLVFGTPMVLNPYMAIPWIVAPMASGLLAYILTAMNILPRLTTIIPLGTPIVMSGFMASGTASWRVALFQIVMVAISAVIYIPFFRAIDKKAQADEIAAEKAN, from the coding sequence ATGAGTTTCCAACAAACTGTTCAGGAAAAGGTTCTACCAGTTGCTAATAAAATAGCTTCAAATAAATTTTTAAAGGCAGTAAGCGATGGATTTATGTCTTTAATGCCAGTAATAATAATAGGTGCCATTTTTTCACTATTTAATACATTATCTATAGCACCTTATCAAAAGTTTATAACATCTATAGGATTAAAACCACTACTAGCAATACCTAATGCAATAACAAATGATATTCTTGCAATCTATGCAGTATTCTTTATAGCATATAATCTAGCTAAACACTATGATAAGGATCAAGCCAGTGCAGGACTTATAGCTTTAATTACTTTCTTTGCTATTACTCCAATTAATAATACTTCAAGTATTATAGGAGGCTTCTTAAAAACTAATAAGCTTGAGCTTGCTAAAGGGGTTACTGTTCCAGCAGCTAATGTTATACCTTATGATTGGATAGGTGCAAAGGGTCTATTTGTTGCTATTATAGTTGCTCTAGTTTCCACTGTACTTTACAGCAAATTGTTAGATAGAGGTTTAGCTATCAAAATGCCTGATGGAGTACCACCAACAATTTCAAAGTCTTTTGCAGCATTAATGCCTGGTTTTGTAATTATAATTCTGTTCATGCTAGCTGATAGAGCTGTAACACTATTACCTTTAAAAGGCATTACAGGAATACATTCAATGGTTTATACGCTAGTGCAAGCACCTATGGAAGCATTCTTAGGAAATAATGTAGGTTCATACTTATTTGCAATTTTCATTGCTCAGCTTCTTTGGTTATTTGGTATTCACGGTGTAACAGCAGTTATACTTCCAATATTCTATCCACTATGGACATCCTTAACAACTGCCAATTTAACAGCTGCAAACGCAGGAGTATCAGCATTTGCACTTCCAAATATAATAAACAGATCCTTCTTTAATGTATATGGAGTAGCTGGTGGTTCAGGATTAACGTTAGGACTATGTATCTATATGATGCTAAGAGCAAGAAGTAAACAATATAAAACACTAGGAAAGCTTGCATTCCTATCAAATATTTGTGGTATTAATGAGCCATTAGTATTTGGAACTCCTATGGTTCTTAATCCTTACATGGCAATTCCATGGATTGTAGCACCAATGGCTTCCGGTTTATTAGCTTATATTTTAACTGCAATGAATATCCTTCCTAGACTTACAACTATAATTCCATTAGGAACACCAATTGTAATGTCAGGCTTTATGGCATCAGGAACAGCTTCTTGGAGAGTAGCT
- a CDS encoding PTS sugar transporter subunit IIB, which translates to MLKIRLFCAAGMSTSFLVTKMKKAAEVKGIEVDIEALPESSLEKSLDEVDVALLGPQIGFALPKVKKVCDAKGVPVEVIPMVDYGMMNGEKVLALALKLAGK; encoded by the coding sequence GTGTTAAAAATCAGATTGTTTTGTGCAGCAGGTATGTCTACAAGTTTCCTAGTAACTAAGATGAAAAAAGCTGCTGAAGTCAAGGGAATAGAGGTAGATATAGAGGCGCTACCAGAAAGTTCCTTAGAAAAGAGCTTAGATGAAGTTGATGTAGCTTTACTTGGACCACAGATTGGATTTGCCTTACCAAAGGTAAAAAAGGTATGCGATGCAAAAGGAGTACCAGTTGAAGTAATTCCAATGGTAGATTACGGAATGATGAATGGGGAAAAGGTTCTAGCACTAGCTTTAAAATTAGCAGGAAAATAA
- a CDS encoding PTS lactose/cellobiose transporter subunit IIA: MEEIELSIMNIIINAGEAKTHAYEALRKVNEGEYDAADEEMKKSNDALEVAHNFQTSFIQKEASGEKVDIGVLFVHAQDHLMTAISEKNLIEQIIELRKVVNTLLKK; this comes from the coding sequence ATGGAAGAAATCGAATTATCAATTATGAATATAATAATAAATGCTGGTGAGGCTAAGACTCATGCTTATGAAGCACTTAGAAAAGTAAATGAGGGTGAATATGATGCAGCAGATGAAGAAATGAAGAAATCTAATGATGCATTAGAAGTAGCTCATAATTTTCAAACATCCTTTATACAAAAGGAAGCAAGTGGAGAAAAGGTGGATATAGGAGTTTTATTCGTACATGCACAAGATCACTTAATGACTGCCATATCAGAAAAGAATTTGATAGAGCAAATTATTGAACTAAGAAAAGTAGTTAATACTTTATTGAAAAAATAA